Proteins encoded by one window of Yersinia massiliensis:
- a CDS encoding ABC transporter ATP-binding protein produces the protein MNSVVLQIEGLTGGYGGGQVLNGVTLQLHAAEVLGLIGRNGVGKTTLMRTLIGAVPSKHGSILLGEIDITQASPQRRARLGIGYVPQGREVFAGLTVAENLQVGMQFVREHREFAQDLLERVLDYFPILRQRLKQKAGTMSGGEQQQLAIARALVGSPKVLLLDEPSEGVQPSIVNIIADTLVRIARELHVAVILVEQDIAMIQRAAQRCAVMDKGQVVETLTQQQLSDDLLMRRHLAL, from the coding sequence GCCAAGTGCTCAATGGCGTCACACTGCAACTGCATGCAGCGGAAGTGCTGGGATTGATTGGCCGTAATGGCGTGGGGAAAACCACGCTGATGCGTACCTTGATTGGGGCCGTACCGAGCAAACACGGCAGCATTTTATTAGGGGAAATCGACATCACACAAGCGTCACCGCAGCGCCGCGCCCGCTTAGGCATTGGTTACGTTCCGCAAGGGCGTGAAGTGTTTGCCGGTTTAACCGTGGCTGAGAATCTGCAAGTCGGGATGCAATTTGTCCGTGAACACCGCGAATTCGCCCAAGACTTGCTGGAGCGCGTACTGGATTACTTTCCGATTTTGCGCCAACGGCTCAAACAAAAAGCCGGCACCATGAGTGGCGGCGAACAACAACAATTGGCGATTGCCCGCGCGTTAGTCGGTTCGCCCAAAGTCTTGCTGCTGGATGAACCCTCTGAAGGCGTTCAACCCTCTATCGTCAATATCATTGCCGATACCTTGGTGCGCATTGCTCGCGAGCTGCATGTTGCCGTGATTCTGGTCGAGCAGGACATCGCCATGATCCAGCGCGCCGCACAACGTTGCGCCGTGATGGATAAAGGCCAAGTGGTAGAAACCCTGACACAACAACAACTTTCCGATGATCTTTTAATGCGCCGTCATCTGGCTCTGTGA
- a CDS encoding acetamidase/formamidase family protein yields the protein MKWLEESIMVKRGVGAGRKPVTHHLTEEMQKEFHYTIGPYSTPVLTIEPGDRVIVDTRDAFEGAINSEQDIPSQLLKMPFLNPQNGPIMVNGAEKGDVIAVYIESMLPRGANPHGICAMIPHFGGLTGTDLTAMLNDPLPEKVRMIKLDSEKVYWSKRHTLPYKPHIGTLSVSPEIDSINSLTPDNHGGNMDVPDIGPGSITYLPVRAPGGRLFIGDAHACQGDGEICGTAVEFASITTIKVDLIKNWQLAWPRMENAENIMSIGSARPLEDATRIAYRDLIYWLVADFGFEQWDAYMLLSQCGKVRLGNMVDPKYTVGAMLNKTLLAQ from the coding sequence ATGAAATGGCTCGAAGAATCAATCATGGTCAAACGCGGTGTGGGTGCTGGGCGTAAACCGGTGACCCACCATCTGACGGAAGAGATGCAAAAAGAGTTTCACTACACCATCGGCCCTTACTCGACGCCGGTGCTGACCATTGAACCGGGCGATCGGGTGATTGTCGATACGCGGGATGCCTTTGAAGGGGCGATTAACTCAGAGCAAGACATTCCAAGCCAACTGCTCAAAATGCCGTTTCTCAACCCGCAAAACGGCCCCATCATGGTTAACGGTGCCGAGAAAGGCGATGTGATTGCGGTTTATATCGAGTCCATGCTGCCGCGCGGCGCTAACCCCCACGGCATCTGCGCCATGATCCCTCATTTTGGTGGACTGACCGGTACTGACTTGACCGCCATGCTCAATGATCCGCTGCCTGAAAAAGTGCGCATGATTAAGCTCGACAGCGAAAAGGTCTACTGGAGTAAGCGCCACACCCTGCCCTACAAACCTCATATTGGCACATTGAGCGTGTCGCCAGAGATTGACTCGATCAATTCACTGACACCGGATAATCACGGCGGGAATATGGACGTGCCGGATATCGGGCCGGGCAGTATCACTTATTTGCCGGTGCGAGCGCCCGGTGGCCGTTTGTTTATCGGCGATGCGCATGCTTGTCAGGGTGATGGGGAGATTTGCGGCACCGCCGTGGAATTTGCCTCAATCACCACCATCAAAGTGGATTTAATCAAAAACTGGCAGCTCGCTTGGCCACGGATGGAAAACGCCGAAAACATCATGAGTATCGGCAGCGCACGGCCGTTAGAGGATGCGACCCGCATTGCCTACCGTGACCTTATTTATTGGTTGGTGGCCGATTTTGGCTTCGAGCAATGGGACGCTTATATGCTCCTGAGCCAATGCGGCAAGGTGCGCTTAGGCAATATGGTCGACCCTAAATACACCGTCGGTGCCATGTTAAACAAAACACTGTTAGCCCAATAA
- a CDS encoding transporter substrate-binding domain-containing protein, translating to MGSDTPVNIGLLYSFSGVTAAQERSQWRGATQAIAEINQNGGINGRPLHAIHFDPQSDDVQFRALAEQLIVEHDVNVIFGGYTSSSRKAMSPVVEKYRRLLFYSQLYEGFEFSENIFYGGAAPNQNCVQLADYLTGQFGARVYLIGSRYIYPYECNRNMQELILQRHDGAVIGERYLDLNAPYEAFLPIIEEIAKKQPDFIFSTVVGQTVPFLYQAYQAAGLDPARMPIGSLNTSETEIAIMGAEVAQGHFSSAPYFQSVSTKANQAALKQFHQQFGPELTTDMNWEATYSQVHLFAKAMAECGSDHIYPLSAALRGSQFDAPQGRIRIDPLNQHTGLYPRIGMANEQGQFTVVQESRRIVEPDPYMTNQIQGDWVTKLTTVGYPHAT from the coding sequence ATGGGATCCGATACCCCAGTCAATATTGGCTTACTGTACTCCTTCAGTGGGGTGACAGCGGCACAAGAGCGATCACAATGGCGTGGCGCGACGCAAGCTATTGCCGAAATAAACCAAAATGGCGGTATCAACGGCAGGCCACTGCATGCCATTCATTTTGATCCACAATCTGATGATGTGCAGTTCCGTGCATTGGCAGAGCAGTTAATCGTCGAGCACGACGTGAATGTGATCTTTGGCGGTTACACCTCCAGTAGCCGTAAAGCCATGTCGCCGGTAGTGGAGAAATATCGGCGGCTACTGTTCTATTCGCAACTGTATGAAGGTTTTGAGTTTTCAGAAAATATTTTCTATGGCGGGGCCGCGCCCAACCAAAATTGTGTCCAGTTGGCAGATTACCTGACGGGGCAATTTGGCGCGCGAGTGTATTTGATTGGCTCGCGTTATATCTACCCGTATGAATGTAATCGCAACATGCAGGAACTTATCCTGCAACGCCACGATGGCGCGGTGATTGGCGAGCGCTACCTTGACCTGAATGCGCCCTATGAAGCGTTTTTGCCCATCATCGAGGAGATCGCCAAAAAGCAGCCGGACTTCATTTTCAGTACCGTGGTAGGGCAAACCGTTCCCTTTTTGTATCAGGCTTATCAGGCGGCAGGTTTAGATCCCGCCCGTATGCCCATTGGCAGCCTGAATACATCAGAAACTGAGATTGCCATTATGGGGGCTGAAGTAGCGCAAGGGCATTTCAGCTCCGCCCCCTATTTCCAAAGTGTCAGCACCAAGGCGAATCAAGCGGCACTGAAACAGTTCCATCAGCAATTCGGGCCGGAACTCACCACGGACATGAATTGGGAAGCCACTTACAGCCAAGTGCACTTGTTTGCCAAAGCCATGGCCGAATGTGGCAGTGACCATATCTATCCACTGTCTGCCGCCCTGCGAGGAAGCCAATTCGATGCGCCACAAGGCCGTATTCGAATTGATCCTCTGAACCAGCACACCGGACTCTACCCACGAATTGGGATGGCGAATGAACAGGGGCAATTTACCGTGGTGCAGGAGTCACGCCGGATTGTCGAACCCGACCCGTATATGACGAACCAGATTCAGGGGGATTGGGTCACGAAACTCACGACAGTGGGGTATCCCCATGCGACCTAG
- a CDS encoding ANTAR domain-containing response regulator — protein sequence MRPSDSRISATALLLSRGIRCVVLHPDDEDGETLTNHLRRMGFKVQAFWPIPEQLPADTDLIFYALQSDNPEPDVSWLNPHKHALIAVIAYENPTFIDQALSMGAGATITTPLRASGLLSAMVFALHHAQQQRQMRDQIERLEKKVQGVRQVSEAKAILMRMHSIGEEQAYEILRHQAMDKRITVEEISCALIQANDIFSWTTPAAPHNRKN from the coding sequence ATGCGACCTAGCGACAGCAGAATCAGCGCCACCGCGTTATTACTCAGCCGAGGGATTCGTTGCGTAGTCTTGCACCCCGACGACGAGGACGGCGAAACGCTCACCAATCATTTACGCCGTATGGGGTTTAAGGTGCAAGCCTTCTGGCCCATCCCTGAGCAACTCCCCGCGGATACAGACCTGATTTTCTATGCATTACAGTCTGATAACCCCGAACCGGATGTGTCATGGCTTAACCCCCACAAACACGCCCTGATTGCGGTTATCGCGTATGAGAACCCAACGTTTATTGACCAAGCGCTCAGCATGGGGGCGGGGGCCACGATAACCACCCCCCTTCGCGCCTCAGGGCTGCTCTCGGCCATGGTATTTGCCTTACACCATGCCCAACAGCAACGGCAAATGCGCGATCAAATAGAACGGCTAGAAAAAAAGGTGCAGGGGGTCCGCCAAGTCAGTGAAGCCAAAGCCATCTTGATGCGGATGCACAGTATTGGCGAAGAGCAAGCCTACGAGATCTTGCGTCATCAAGCCATGGACAAGCGCATCACCGTTGAGGAGATCTCATGCGCATTAATTCAGGCCAATGACATTTTCTCTTGGACAACACCCGCCGCACCCCATAACCGAAAGAACTGA
- a CDS encoding nitrilase-related carbon-nitrogen hydrolase, with product MSIAPFTAAAIQFEPLMFAKEANVRQLLALVEQAAQQGARLITTPEMATTGYCWFDRQEVAPMVETVPGESTARFTELAQRYQCYIVLGMPEVDPATSLYYNSAVLIGPQGVIGCHRKSHPYISEPKWAAAGDVGHQVFETPLGRIGMLVCMDIHFPETARLLALEGADIICHISNWLAERTPAPYWISRAMENGCYLIESNRWGLERGVQFSGGSCIIEPDGSIAAVVDGGDGIAYAEVDILRSRQRQVLGEPVFDQRRPADYHALLCDSFLWNPQDFFGLYGQKPLPAGKQSRLTVAQFPSVEQVEANLATITAMAEDAVLQQGSELIVFPELALTGYLAGAAQAQTLDSPAVQALTRLAMRLRVYLVVGMAEQQQDRDYNTQVLFGPEGIVGTYRQMQLSQAHQQWASAGEQWSVFDTALGRVGLLLGHDALLPESGRILALMGCDIIACSAALPAGFTAAHVGSTVQQNYPIPTGADPLHWHLFRTRAGENNLYFAFANAVDETHEQGGFSGIFGPETFTFPRQEQVLWQASQAVTQTIDTRSLAGSVYPTNVVRRKDLVAMRQPHHYKLLLS from the coding sequence ATGTCGATAGCCCCTTTTACTGCAGCCGCCATTCAGTTTGAACCCTTAATGTTTGCCAAAGAGGCAAATGTCCGTCAATTACTGGCACTGGTCGAGCAGGCGGCGCAACAAGGTGCACGTCTGATTACCACGCCGGAAATGGCAACCACCGGCTACTGTTGGTTTGATCGACAGGAAGTTGCGCCGATGGTCGAAACCGTTCCCGGTGAAAGCACAGCCCGTTTTACTGAATTAGCACAACGTTATCAATGCTATATCGTCTTGGGTATGCCGGAAGTAGACCCTGCCACTTCGCTCTATTACAACAGCGCCGTGTTGATTGGGCCGCAAGGCGTGATCGGTTGCCATCGCAAAAGTCACCCCTATATTTCTGAACCTAAATGGGCGGCCGCGGGTGACGTCGGGCATCAAGTGTTTGAAACCCCACTGGGGCGCATCGGTATGCTGGTGTGTATGGATATCCATTTCCCAGAAACTGCCCGTTTATTGGCATTGGAAGGGGCCGATATCATCTGCCATATCAGCAATTGGCTGGCAGAACGCACTCCCGCCCCCTATTGGATCAGCCGCGCCATGGAGAATGGCTGTTATTTGATTGAAAGTAACCGCTGGGGACTGGAGCGTGGCGTCCAATTTAGCGGAGGCAGTTGCATCATTGAACCCGATGGCTCGATTGCCGCCGTGGTCGATGGCGGGGACGGCATTGCCTACGCCGAAGTCGACATTCTCCGCAGCCGCCAGCGCCAAGTCTTGGGGGAACCGGTTTTTGATCAGCGCCGCCCTGCCGATTATCACGCGCTACTCTGCGACAGTTTCCTGTGGAATCCACAAGATTTCTTTGGTCTTTACGGACAAAAACCGTTGCCTGCGGGTAAGCAAAGCCGCCTGACGGTGGCGCAGTTCCCCTCCGTTGAGCAAGTTGAAGCCAATCTGGCGACGATAACCGCCATGGCCGAAGATGCGGTGTTGCAGCAAGGCAGTGAACTGATTGTGTTCCCTGAATTAGCCTTAACGGGTTATCTCGCGGGCGCGGCTCAGGCTCAAACACTCGACAGCCCCGCCGTGCAAGCGCTGACTCGCCTCGCCATGAGATTGCGGGTCTATCTGGTGGTGGGGATGGCCGAACAGCAGCAGGATAGAGACTACAACACGCAAGTGCTGTTTGGCCCCGAAGGGATAGTCGGCACTTACCGGCAAATGCAACTTTCTCAGGCGCATCAACAGTGGGCCAGCGCTGGCGAACAATGGAGTGTCTTCGATACCGCACTGGGCAGAGTCGGATTGCTTTTAGGCCATGATGCCTTATTACCGGAATCAGGCCGCATTTTGGCGTTGATGGGCTGCGATATCATTGCCTGTTCTGCCGCCCTGCCCGCCGGTTTTACCGCCGCCCATGTCGGCAGTACCGTCCAGCAAAATTACCCTATCCCGACAGGGGCCGATCCGCTGCACTGGCACTTATTCAGAACCCGAGCGGGGGAAAACAATCTGTATTTTGCCTTTGCGAATGCGGTTGATGAAACTCATGAACAAGGTGGATTTAGCGGTATCTTTGGGCCTGAAACCTTCACTTTCCCACGGCAAGAACAAGTGCTATGGCAGGCATCGCAAGCGGTCACTCAAACCATTGATACCCGTTCTCTGGCGGGTAGCGTCTATCCTACCAATGTGGTGCGCCGCAAAGACCTCGTTGCCATGCGCCAGCCGCATCACTATAAGTTGCTACTGAGTTAA
- a CDS encoding sugar-binding transcriptional regulator, translating into MEKSDDLRLMVKIAQMYYEQDFTQAEIARALGIYRTSISRMLKKVREQGIVTISINYNYNENLLLEQQLKSRFKLREAIVVSSEEDQSPEHQLQLMAKHCCALLNRIIENGDILGFSWGSAIATLVEQMDTSAVSRQLTCIPMVGGPSGKLESRYHVNTLVYSAAMKLKGESLLIDFPAILEKSVIRDGIVQSQHYQAIADYWQRLDIAIFGIGSPNISGNSTWRAFYGSDVIDHFNERQVAGDICSRFYDLQGNPVETYISDKTITIELDKIKKARYSIGIAHSHDKISGIIGAIKGKYINSLVTTKETAEEILKLTA; encoded by the coding sequence ATGGAAAAGAGCGATGATCTACGCCTGATGGTGAAAATTGCACAAATGTATTACGAGCAAGATTTCACGCAAGCTGAGATAGCGCGGGCACTGGGGATTTACCGTACCAGCATCAGCCGAATGCTAAAAAAAGTCCGCGAACAAGGCATCGTCACGATTTCAATTAATTACAACTATAACGAGAATTTGTTGCTGGAACAGCAATTGAAGTCGCGCTTTAAATTACGCGAGGCGATTGTGGTTTCTTCAGAAGAAGATCAGTCGCCAGAACATCAACTCCAATTAATGGCGAAACATTGCTGCGCACTGCTGAACCGTATTATTGAAAATGGCGATATTCTGGGCTTCTCTTGGGGCAGTGCGATTGCCACCTTAGTTGAGCAAATGGACACGTCAGCGGTATCACGCCAATTAACCTGTATCCCGATGGTCGGTGGCCCATCAGGTAAATTAGAGAGTCGCTACCATGTGAATACCTTGGTTTACAGCGCCGCCATGAAATTAAAAGGCGAATCACTGCTGATTGATTTCCCCGCGATTCTGGAGAAAAGTGTTATCCGTGACGGTATTGTGCAATCTCAGCATTATCAGGCGATCGCCGATTATTGGCAGCGACTAGATATTGCCATATTCGGTATTGGCTCCCCGAATATTTCCGGCAATTCCACTTGGCGTGCATTTTATGGCAGTGATGTCATTGACCACTTTAATGAAAGACAGGTTGCCGGGGATATCTGTTCACGCTTTTATGATTTACAGGGTAATCCTGTTGAAACTTATATTTCCGATAAAACCATTACCATCGAGTTAGATAAAATTAAAAAAGCCCGTTATTCCATTGGTATTGCCCACTCACATGACAAAATCAGCGGAATTATTGGCGCCATCAAAGGGAAATACATTAATAGCTTGGTGACGACGAAAGAAACCGCCGAGGAGATACTCAAGCTCACGGCATAA
- a CDS encoding PTS sugar transporter subunit IIA, with the protein MVNVIFCAHGDLAVSMLNSVNMVYGETQNITPLLFNRGENAEDLVTKMQNVMAKNEENAWLIAVDLQGGSPYNAAARLAFGDSRIQVVSGLSLPLALEIADNQHSMDAEELTDYLLEIGAQCVQSFRHQQNIAEEEADFI; encoded by the coding sequence ATGGTAAATGTCATTTTTTGTGCTCACGGTGATTTAGCCGTTTCAATGCTAAATTCCGTCAATATGGTGTATGGCGAGACACAGAATATTACTCCGCTGCTGTTTAACCGTGGTGAGAATGCTGAGGATTTGGTCACGAAAATGCAGAATGTCATGGCGAAGAATGAAGAAAATGCGTGGCTGATTGCGGTCGATTTGCAAGGTGGCAGCCCCTATAACGCCGCCGCTCGGCTGGCCTTTGGTGACAGCCGCATTCAGGTCGTCAGTGGCTTATCACTGCCGCTGGCACTGGAAATTGCCGATAACCAACACAGCATGGATGCAGAAGAACTGACAGATTATTTACTGGAAATCGGCGCGCAATGCGTGCAGTCATTCCGCCATCAACAGAATATTGCAGAAGAAGAGGCAGACTTTATATGA
- a CDS encoding mannose/fructose/sorbose PTS transporter subunit IIB has translation MKINLARIDDRLIHGQVTTVWAKEAKAERIIICSDEVYNDDIRKTLLKQAAPPGIKVNVVNIEKAVAVYHNPNYSNDTVFYLFTNPTDVLRLVDEGVKINVINIGGMAFKQGKRQLTKAVSVDQNDINAFYALGERGVHLDLRVVTSDPQVDVIKKLKELESKERN, from the coding sequence ATGAAAATCAATCTGGCAAGAATTGACGACCGGCTGATTCATGGCCAGGTCACCACCGTCTGGGCGAAAGAAGCCAAGGCCGAGCGCATTATTATCTGTAGCGATGAAGTCTATAACGATGACATCCGTAAGACGCTATTAAAACAAGCGGCGCCTCCGGGTATCAAAGTGAATGTGGTCAATATTGAAAAAGCCGTCGCTGTTTATCACAACCCCAATTATAGCAATGACACTGTTTTCTATTTATTCACCAATCCAACCGATGTTTTACGGTTAGTGGATGAAGGGGTGAAAATTAATGTCATTAATATTGGCGGCATGGCGTTTAAACAGGGAAAACGGCAATTAACAAAAGCCGTTTCTGTTGACCAAAATGATATTAATGCTTTTTATGCCTTAGGTGAACGCGGTGTTCATTTAGATTTGCGGGTAGTCACTTCCGATCCACAAGTGGATGTGATTAAAAAATTAAAAGAACTGGAGTCTAAAGAGCGAAACTAA
- a CDS encoding PTS mannose/fructose/sorbose transporter subunit IIC produces the protein MEISLLQIILIFIFACIAGIGSVLDEFQTHRPLIACTITGLILGDMTTGVILGGTLELIALGWMNVGAAQSPDSALASIISTILVIVAHQNIATGIAIALPVAVAGQVLTVFARTITVAFQHAADRAAESANFAMIDLMHVSALLVQALRVAIPVLIVSIFVSADTVTHMLNAIPTVVTHGLQIAGGFIVVVGYAMVLNMMGVKYLMPFFFLGFIVGSYLGFSLLAFGGIGLIIALLYIQLNPLYQKPAAPAAQGNHAKLDELED, from the coding sequence ATGGAAATCAGTTTACTACAGATTATCTTAATATTTATTTTCGCCTGCATCGCCGGTATCGGCAGTGTGCTGGATGAATTCCAAACGCATCGGCCATTAATCGCTTGTACCATTACCGGCCTGATCCTCGGTGATATGACGACTGGCGTGATCCTTGGCGGGACGCTGGAGCTCATCGCCTTGGGCTGGATGAACGTGGGCGCGGCACAATCCCCCGATTCTGCGCTGGCCAGTATCATTTCCACCATCTTAGTCATCGTTGCTCACCAAAACATTGCCACAGGGATTGCTATCGCCCTGCCAGTGGCGGTAGCCGGTCAGGTTCTCACTGTCTTTGCGCGTACCATCACCGTGGCTTTCCAACATGCCGCAGACCGCGCGGCAGAAAGCGCCAATTTTGCGATGATTGATTTAATGCATGTCTCCGCGCTGCTGGTTCAGGCGTTGCGCGTCGCCATACCGGTGCTGATCGTCTCTATTTTTGTCAGTGCTGACACCGTCACCCACATGCTCAATGCCATTCCAACCGTGGTCACTCACGGGCTACAAATCGCGGGCGGGTTTATCGTGGTGGTCGGTTACGCCATGGTGCTCAACATGATGGGCGTGAAATACCTGATGCCCTTCTTCTTCCTCGGTTTTATTGTCGGCAGCTACCTCGGTTTCAGCCTGCTCGCGTTCGGGGGTATCGGCCTGATTATCGCCCTGCTGTATATCCAGTTAAATCCTCTTTATCAGAAACCGGCGGCCCCAGCAGCCCAAGGCAATCACGCCAAACTCGATGAATTAGAAGACTAG
- a CDS encoding PTS system mannose/fructose/sorbose family transporter subunit IID, with protein sequence MSTPSKQITRSDLFKMFLRSNLQQASFNYERIHGLGFCYDMVPAIKRLYPLKADQIAALKRHLVFFNTTPAVCGPVIGVTAAMEEARANGADIDEGAINSLKVGLMGPLAGVGDPLIWGTLRPITAALGASLALNGNVLGPILFFLSFNAVRLALKWFGLQYGFAKGVNIVKDLGGNLLQKLTEGASILGLFIMGVLVTKWTSINVPLVISKTPAQDGTTVTMTVQNILDQLCPGLLALALTLLMMRLLKRKVNPIWLIFSLFGLGIVGSWLGILS encoded by the coding sequence ATGAGCACACCAAGCAAACAAATTACCCGCTCTGACCTGTTTAAAATGTTTTTACGCAGTAACTTGCAACAAGCCTCGTTTAACTATGAGCGTATTCATGGTCTGGGCTTCTGCTATGACATGGTGCCCGCGATTAAGCGCTTGTATCCGCTGAAAGCAGATCAGATTGCTGCGTTAAAACGTCACTTAGTGTTCTTCAACACCACACCTGCCGTCTGCGGCCCAGTGATTGGTGTGACCGCCGCGATGGAAGAAGCGCGTGCCAATGGTGCCGACATTGATGAAGGCGCGATTAATAGCCTGAAAGTGGGGCTGATGGGGCCTTTGGCAGGTGTGGGTGACCCACTGATTTGGGGGACATTACGCCCCATCACTGCGGCATTAGGGGCTTCATTAGCGCTGAATGGCAATGTATTGGGGCCGATTCTGTTCTTCCTGTCATTCAACGCTGTCCGTCTGGCGCTGAAATGGTTTGGCTTGCAATACGGTTTCGCCAAAGGGGTCAATATCGTGAAAGACCTCGGCGGTAACCTGCTGCAAAAACTGACCGAAGGGGCGTCTATTCTGGGCCTGTTTATCATGGGGGTGTTGGTCACCAAATGGACCAGTATCAATGTGCCGCTGGTGATTTCGAAGACGCCAGCACAGGACGGCACCACCGTGACCATGACCGTGCAGAACATTCTGGATCAACTCTGCCCCGGCTTGCTGGCATTGGCGCTCACTCTATTAATGATGCGTTTACTCAAACGCAAAGTTAACCCTATCTGGCTTATTTTCTCCCTGTTTGGCCTCGGAATTGTAGGCTCATGGCTTGGCATTCTTTCCTAA
- a CDS encoding zinc-binding dehydrogenase — translation MKTKALRLYGKNDLRLESFTLPEIGDDEILATVVTDSICLSSWKEANLGADHKKVPDDVAENPIIIGHEFCGDILQVGKHWQHKFKPGSRYVIQANLQLPDRPDCPGYSFPYIGGEATHVVIPNEVMAQDCLLPYEGESYFEGSLVEPLSCVIGAFNANYHLVPGTYQHKMGIKPNGHVLILGGTGPMGLLAIDYALHGPVNPALLVITDRHQQKLDYAARLYPSEPQTQVHYLNTQHTEDQFERLMALTDGKGYDDIFVFVPSAELVTLASSLLAPDGCFNFFAGPQDKHFMASVNFYDIHYSFTHYVGTSGGNTDDMREAVSLIEAKKVNAGKVVSHILGLNDAATTTLNLPKIIGGKKLVYTGKNIPLTSLSELMSQPQTLPLLQELQTILRKTEGLWSKEAEDFVLAYAPEI, via the coding sequence ATGAAAACGAAAGCGTTACGTTTATATGGAAAAAATGACTTACGTCTAGAGAGTTTTACTTTACCGGAAATCGGCGATGATGAGATTTTGGCGACCGTGGTGACCGACAGTATTTGCCTCTCGTCATGGAAGGAGGCCAATTTGGGCGCGGACCATAAAAAGGTGCCCGATGATGTGGCAGAAAACCCGATTATTATCGGTCATGAGTTTTGCGGCGATATTTTGCAAGTCGGCAAACACTGGCAGCACAAATTTAAGCCTGGCAGCCGTTATGTGATTCAGGCCAATTTGCAGTTACCTGATCGCCCAGATTGCCCCGGCTACTCTTTCCCTTATATCGGCGGTGAAGCTACCCACGTGGTGATCCCGAATGAGGTGATGGCGCAAGATTGCCTGCTGCCCTATGAAGGCGAGAGCTATTTCGAAGGGTCACTGGTGGAGCCACTTTCTTGCGTTATCGGCGCATTTAACGCCAATTACCATCTGGTTCCCGGTACTTACCAGCATAAAATGGGCATCAAGCCCAATGGCCATGTGTTGATTCTAGGCGGTACAGGCCCGATGGGGTTATTGGCCATCGATTATGCCCTGCATGGGCCAGTGAATCCGGCCTTGTTGGTCATCACTGATCGCCACCAGCAAAAACTCGATTATGCCGCTCGCCTCTACCCGAGCGAGCCGCAAACGCAAGTGCATTACCTCAATACTCAGCACACCGAGGACCAATTTGAGCGCTTAATGGCCCTGACCGACGGCAAAGGTTACGACGATATTTTTGTTTTCGTGCCGTCAGCGGAATTGGTCACCTTGGCATCGAGCCTGCTGGCACCGGATGGCTGTTTTAATTTCTTTGCCGGTCCGCAGGATAAGCATTTTATGGCGTCGGTTAACTTCTACGACATTCACTATTCGTTTACCCATTATGTCGGCACCTCCGGCGGTAATACCGACGATATGCGCGAAGCGGTGAGTTTGATTGAAGCGAAGAAAGTGAATGCAGGCAAAGTGGTGTCCCATATTTTGGGGCTCAATGATGCCGCTACAACCACACTGAATTTGCCTAAAATTATCGGCGGTAAAAAACTGGTGTATACCGGCAAAAATATCCCGCTGACGTCATTGAGTGAGTTAATGAGCCAGCCGCAAACTTTGCCATTATTGCAGGAGTTACAGACTATTTTGCGTAAAACGGAGGGGTTGTGGTCGAAAGAGGCCGAAGATTTCGTGTTGGCTTACGCCCCCGAGATTTAA
- a CDS encoding ArsR/SmtB family transcription factor, producing the protein MIANHPEREQIRLENVLTALGNPLRLAVVRRLAAGGEHACGTLVHGLSKSTLTHHWRVLRESGVIWQRPCGRESLLSLRREDIDARFPGLLDVLLSAVENDATTDESTAKHLPEDKEDKEIA; encoded by the coding sequence ATGATTGCAAATCACCCTGAACGTGAGCAGATCAGGTTGGAAAATGTGCTGACGGCGCTAGGAAACCCGCTGCGATTAGCGGTGGTTCGTCGATTGGCGGCAGGGGGTGAACATGCCTGCGGCACTTTGGTGCACGGGTTATCTAAGTCAACCCTGACCCACCATTGGCGCGTATTACGTGAAAGTGGTGTTATCTGGCAGCGGCCCTGCGGGCGCGAAAGTCTATTATCGCTGCGGCGCGAGGATATTGATGCCCGCTTCCCCGGCTTGCTGGATGTGTTACTCAGTGCTGTCGAGAATGATGCCACCACTGATGAGTCAACGGCGAAGCATTTGCCGGAAGATAAAGAAGATAAAGAGATCGCGTGA